A DNA window from Gemmatimonadaceae bacterium contains the following coding sequences:
- a CDS encoding M28 family peptidase — protein MHSFRIFGATLVAVPAALLAQNPKTQPRTRASQPTTAAITANDLKTRLYIYAADSMEGRETGTRGHVKATNYIAAQLRALGLKPMGDNGTYFQNVPVIRSALDPSSTIIADGVTLHAGTDFIASPGRGNTGAFPSAVVVYGGVAGEGTPLGSDQARGKIELLRQPANAGRGGFGGRGAFGRGAANANGAAATITVMDELSPTLVQNALHPREGSVRLEPEPSDASAPPTITLSRHAAEQLLGTSLDAATKGATGKSISANIKFIDTPAPARNVVAAYEGHDPRLKNEWVAMGAHNDHIGIRAQGAVDHDSLHLFNQAAYPIRERIALYNLEHHICGGRQQQNCGPATAPQAAHLDSLNAQIAAIHVNLDSVRKANGGIRADSINNGADDDGSGTVTLLEIAERFAKEKPNTKRSMLFVWHVGEEKGLWGSQYITDHPPVPRDSIVAQLNMDMVGRGAATDLFEGGPNYLQLVGSRRVSTELGDLIETLNETEKPPFVFDYQYDANGHPENIYCRSDHFNYARYGIPIVFVTTGLHGDYHQVTDEPEYIDYPHMAKIGNFMYRVGNYVADMDHRPKVDHAVGDPKARCQQ, from the coding sequence ATGCACTCCTTCCGCATATTCGGCGCAACGCTCGTCGCTGTTCCCGCGGCGCTGTTGGCGCAAAATCCGAAGACACAACCGCGCACTCGTGCGTCGCAGCCGACCACCGCGGCCATCACCGCCAACGACCTCAAAACGCGGTTGTACATCTATGCCGCGGATTCGATGGAAGGCCGGGAGACCGGCACGCGCGGTCACGTGAAAGCAACGAACTACATCGCCGCGCAGCTTCGGGCGCTCGGCCTCAAGCCGATGGGCGACAACGGCACGTACTTCCAGAACGTGCCCGTGATTCGCTCCGCGCTCGATCCCAGCTCGACGATCATCGCCGACGGCGTGACGCTGCACGCGGGAACGGATTTCATCGCCAGTCCGGGCCGCGGCAACACCGGTGCGTTTCCGAGTGCGGTCGTGGTGTACGGCGGCGTTGCCGGCGAAGGAACACCATTGGGCAGCGATCAGGCACGGGGAAAGATCGAGCTGCTGCGGCAGCCGGCGAACGCGGGGCGCGGCGGGTTCGGAGGACGCGGCGCGTTTGGTCGAGGAGCCGCCAACGCCAATGGCGCGGCGGCCACAATCACCGTGATGGACGAGTTGTCGCCCACGCTGGTACAGAACGCGCTGCATCCGCGCGAAGGCAGCGTTCGGCTCGAGCCCGAGCCGTCGGATGCGTCGGCGCCGCCGACAATCACGCTCTCGCGTCACGCCGCGGAGCAACTCCTTGGGACGTCGCTCGACGCGGCAACCAAGGGCGCGACGGGCAAATCGATCTCGGCGAACATCAAGTTCATCGATACGCCGGCGCCGGCGCGGAACGTCGTCGCGGCGTACGAGGGGCACGATCCCAGGCTGAAGAACGAGTGGGTGGCGATGGGTGCCCACAATGACCACATCGGCATTCGCGCGCAGGGTGCGGTGGATCACGACTCGCTGCATCTGTTCAACCAGGCGGCGTATCCGATTCGCGAGCGTATCGCGCTGTACAATCTCGAGCATCACATCTGCGGCGGACGGCAGCAGCAGAACTGTGGTCCGGCGACGGCGCCGCAGGCGGCGCACTTGGATTCGCTCAACGCGCAGATCGCGGCGATTCACGTCAATCTCGACAGCGTGCGCAAAGCGAACGGCGGTATTCGCGCCGATTCGATCAACAACGGTGCGGACGACGACGGCTCGGGCACGGTGACGCTGCTCGAGATCGCGGAGCGTTTCGCGAAGGAGAAGCCGAACACGAAGCGCTCGATGCTCTTCGTGTGGCACGTCGGTGAAGAGAAGGGCTTGTGGGGGTCGCAGTACATCACCGATCATCCGCCGGTGCCGCGCGATTCGATCGTGGCGCAGCTCAACATGGACATGGTGGGCCGCGGCGCGGCGACGGACTTGTTCGAGGGTGGCCCGAACTACCTGCAACTCGTCGGCTCACGCCGCGTGTCGACGGAGCTGGGCGACTTGATCGAGACGCTGAACGAGACGGAGAAGCCGCCGTTCGTGTTCGACTATCAGTATGACGCGAACGGGCATCCGGAGAACATTTACTGCCGGAGCGATCACTTCAACTACGCGCGCTACGGCATTCCGATCGTGTTCGTGACGACGGGATTGCATGGCGACTATCACCAGGTGACGGACGAGCCGGAGTACATCGACTATCCGCACATGGCGAAGATCGGGAATTTCATGTATCGGGTGGGGAATTACGTGGCCGACATGGATCATCGGCCGAAGGTGGATCATGCGGTCGGTGATCCGAAAGCGCGGTGTCAGCAGTAA
- a CDS encoding methyl-accepting chemotaxis protein, with the protein MSFLERFNLNSIRTRLWLGFGVLVAILFVAGVVSRRTFDSMSATITQSLAEVQTESQLANQLSADVAKTIDAGNRYIDSRDTASESAFRRYGWAAHDVQRKMNSLPGQNSAELAIVAAIDTKLSSIEVDFARGHRLADLGRADDARKAAAHAQESTDNLLTNIERLGDIKAKKVDAAQRDLASEARRRSNTMLLLLSVALVLAIVIVAYTVRRIGEPLDLLVSHARRLSEGDLSSRENGAMPGEFSILASAMNHTGESLSRVVSFAAKTAEEVSSSAHDLASVSEQISLSATQMASAMTEVSQGAETQVRQLRTVDETLQVIREAADGVKARSVEVTDLARSIEGAAQAKRMEIDRALGILVDVKHSVESAAGEIRALNTTVADINRFVASVGQIADQTNLLALNAAIEAARAGDAGRGFAVVADEVRKLAEQSQKAADDIVSMTGVVTSRVTLSTRAMESSAGRVGEIERVSRDIDDALRTISDAAERTRVAAVGVTGAAEANAFAVTGAASSLETIAKTAEEHAAAAEQISASTQEQSAACEQMTSASNMLLHGSTQLRELVGGLRT; encoded by the coding sequence ATGAGCTTTCTCGAACGTTTCAACTTGAATTCGATTCGTACGCGCCTGTGGCTGGGCTTCGGCGTGCTCGTGGCGATTCTGTTCGTCGCGGGCGTGGTCTCGCGCCGCACCTTCGACAGCATGTCGGCGACGATCACGCAATCGCTCGCCGAAGTGCAGACCGAGTCGCAGCTCGCCAATCAACTCTCGGCCGACGTCGCGAAGACCATCGACGCCGGCAACCGCTACATCGATTCGCGCGACACCGCGTCGGAGAGCGCCTTCCGCCGTTACGGCTGGGCCGCGCACGACGTGCAGCGCAAGATGAACAGCCTGCCCGGGCAGAACTCCGCCGAGCTGGCGATCGTCGCCGCGATCGATACCAAGCTGTCGTCGATCGAAGTCGACTTCGCACGCGGCCACCGGCTGGCCGATCTGGGCCGCGCCGACGACGCGCGCAAGGCCGCGGCGCACGCGCAGGAGTCGACGGACAACCTGCTCACGAACATCGAACGCCTTGGCGACATCAAGGCGAAGAAGGTGGACGCCGCGCAGCGCGATCTCGCGTCCGAAGCGCGGCGCCGGTCGAATACAATGCTGCTCTTGCTTTCGGTCGCGCTCGTGCTGGCGATCGTCATCGTGGCGTACACCGTTCGCCGCATCGGCGAGCCGCTCGATCTGCTCGTGTCGCACGCGCGTCGCTTGAGCGAAGGCGACTTGTCGAGCCGTGAGAACGGTGCGATGCCGGGCGAATTCAGCATTCTCGCGTCGGCGATGAATCACACCGGTGAATCGCTGTCGCGCGTGGTATCGTTTGCCGCAAAGACCGCGGAGGAAGTCTCGAGCTCCGCGCACGATCTCGCGTCCGTCTCGGAGCAGATCTCCCTTTCGGCGACCCAGATGGCGAGCGCCATGACGGAAGTCTCACAGGGCGCCGAAACACAAGTGCGACAGTTGCGCACCGTGGACGAGACGCTGCAGGTGATTCGCGAAGCGGCCGACGGCGTGAAAGCACGCTCGGTGGAGGTGACAGATCTGGCGCGCAGCATCGAAGGCGCCGCGCAGGCCAAGCGCATGGAGATCGATCGCGCGCTCGGGATTCTCGTCGACGTGAAGCACAGCGTCGAGAGCGCGGCGGGCGAGATTCGCGCGCTCAACACGACCGTCGCCGACATCAATCGCTTCGTGGCGTCGGTGGGACAGATCGCCGATCAGACGAACCTGCTCGCGCTGAACGCCGCGATCGAGGCGGCCCGCGCGGGCGATGCCGGCCGCGGCTTCGCCGTGGTGGCGGACGAAGTGCGCAAGCTCGCCGAACAATCGCAAAAGGCGGCGGACGACATCGTCTCGATGACGGGCGTCGTCACGTCGCGCGTGACACTGAGCACGCGGGCGATGGAATCGAGCGCGGGGCGCGTGGGTGAAATCGAACGCGTGTCGCGCGACATCGACGATGCGTTGCGCACCATCTCGGACGCGGCCGAGCGCACGCGCGTCGCGGCGGTGGGCGTCACGGGTGCCGCGGAAGCGAACGCGTTCGCGGTGACCGGTGCGGCGAGCAGTCTCGAGACGATCGCCAAGACAGCCGAGGAGCATGCGGCCGCCGCCGAGCAGATCAGCGCGTCGACGCAGGAACAGTCGGCGGCGTGCGAGCAGATGACGTCCGCGTCGAACATGCTGCTGCATGGCTCGACGCAGCTGCGCGAGCTCGTCGGCGGACTTCGCACCTGA
- a CDS encoding ABC transporter substrate-binding protein, with protein sequence MRLKRLIVPLVAAAVLAACSHGSSGTVTFGAAGPFSQAYGIANKHGIELAVEQINDSPAWSGGRKLQIAFVDDSGSGVQASAVASKFVDSTRIVAVVGHVNSGAMVSAAHVYDGHLAAVATTATSPALTGISPWAFRVITSDSTNGMTIAQYVNKLGRKRAAVLYENNPYGRGLVDSFRRNYSGQIISIDPIDEGADQSFEPFVSYYKREHADVVFVAGTDGSGVAFLKEARRQQLSADLVGGDGWQTVATDSAVKPLTEGIYVGAPFSAQDPRPEVKTFVTAYKAKYHELPDGNAALAYDATKLLAQAVEKVGPDRKKIRDYLAGLTEQSAYHGVTGTIRFRPDGDPVGKGIVMTRAHQGVLQVESGQ encoded by the coding sequence ATGCGCCTAAAACGTTTAATTGTCCCGCTGGTAGCCGCCGCTGTCCTTGCTGCGTGTTCACATGGCTCCTCGGGCACCGTCACATTCGGAGCGGCTGGTCCGTTCAGTCAGGCTTACGGAATCGCGAACAAGCACGGCATCGAGCTCGCGGTCGAGCAGATCAATGACTCCCCCGCCTGGTCGGGTGGCCGCAAGCTGCAAATCGCCTTCGTCGATGATTCGGGCAGCGGCGTTCAAGCGAGCGCCGTCGCGTCGAAATTCGTCGACAGCACGCGCATCGTCGCGGTCGTCGGCCATGTGAACTCCGGCGCGATGGTGTCGGCCGCGCACGTGTACGACGGCCATCTCGCCGCGGTCGCGACCACCGCGACGTCGCCGGCGCTCACCGGCATTTCGCCGTGGGCGTTCCGAGTCATTACGAGCGACTCGACGAACGGCATGACGATCGCGCAATACGTGAACAAGCTGGGCCGTAAACGCGCCGCGGTGCTGTATGAGAACAATCCATACGGCCGCGGACTCGTCGACAGCTTCCGGCGGAATTACAGCGGACAGATCATCAGCATCGATCCGATCGACGAAGGCGCCGACCAAAGCTTCGAGCCTTTCGTCAGCTACTACAAGCGCGAGCACGCGGACGTTGTCTTCGTCGCGGGCACCGATGGATCAGGCGTCGCCTTCCTCAAGGAAGCGCGCCGCCAGCAGCTCTCCGCCGATCTCGTCGGCGGCGACGGCTGGCAGACCGTCGCGACCGATAGCGCGGTGAAGCCGCTTACCGAAGGCATTTACGTCGGCGCGCCATTCAGCGCGCAGGATCCTCGGCCCGAGGTGAAGACGTTCGTCACCGCTTACAAGGCGAAGTACCACGAGCTTCCGGACGGCAACGCCGCGCTCGCGTACGACGCCACGAAGTTGCTGGCGCAGGCGGTGGAGAAAGTTGGGCCCGACCGCAAGAAGATTCGCGATTATCTCGCCGGGCTCACCGAGCAGTCCGCGTATCACGGCGTGACGGGCACGATTCGGTTTCGCCCCGACGGCGATCCCGTCGGGAAAGGCATCGTGATGACGCGCGCGCATCAGGGCGTGCTGCAGGTGGAGTCGGGTCAATGA
- a CDS encoding NAD-dependent epimerase/dehydratase family protein produces MKVLVTGGTGVIGDSAVRALIRRGYEVRVLSRRAGRDQRWWPEGVTGWAGDVSNHESIHGAAEGCDAVLHIAGILDEQPPAVTFQSVNIDGTRYVVMESERAGVRKLVYVSSLGAERGTSAYHKSKLVAESVVQTFTRDWLVVRPGAVYGPGDEHLSVLLRMVRTLPIIPTIGDGNQRFQPIWHEDLAESLVVALERSDIRCQVLDVAGTDVTSQNDLVTRLRSITGRDVMQAPMPEVIASWAMRALDAVGVDVAFNDEQLAMLSDGNVIPPEQPNALTDVFGITPTSLQDGLRRLADEQLTQLPSDGVGPLTRKRFWIDIRGSRYDSDALFEFVRTHLGELLPSMIALSAEPGASTEIVEGETLTLDIPVRGHVQVRVGEVMDRRVTLLTVAGHPIAGAVRFLVEPRDDALRFEIQVYDRSASMIDQVLLRTVGDWVQTASWTTLAQRVADAAGGTHGGVQTLVEALSARELEVVDEWAKSLDAQLSRNATSSGRD; encoded by the coding sequence ATGAAGGTTTTGGTGACCGGCGGGACGGGCGTCATAGGGGACTCGGCAGTACGGGCGCTGATCCGGCGAGGGTATGAGGTCCGGGTGCTCTCCCGGCGTGCCGGACGCGACCAGAGATGGTGGCCCGAGGGCGTGACCGGCTGGGCGGGCGACGTCTCCAACCACGAATCCATCCACGGTGCAGCAGAGGGCTGCGACGCGGTGCTGCACATCGCGGGAATCCTCGACGAGCAGCCGCCGGCCGTCACCTTTCAGTCAGTCAACATCGACGGCACGCGCTACGTCGTGATGGAAAGCGAACGCGCCGGCGTGCGGAAGCTCGTCTACGTCTCGTCGCTCGGCGCCGAGCGCGGAACGTCGGCGTATCACAAATCGAAGCTCGTCGCCGAAAGCGTCGTGCAAACGTTCACGCGCGACTGGCTCGTCGTTCGGCCGGGCGCGGTGTACGGACCCGGGGACGAGCATCTCTCGGTTCTGCTGCGTATGGTGCGCACGCTGCCCATCATTCCCACGATCGGCGACGGCAACCAGCGCTTTCAGCCTATCTGGCACGAGGACCTGGCCGAATCGCTCGTCGTCGCGCTCGAGCGCAGCGACATTCGATGTCAGGTGCTCGACGTGGCGGGAACGGACGTCACGTCGCAAAACGATCTGGTCACGCGGCTGCGGTCGATCACGGGTCGCGATGTGATGCAGGCGCCGATGCCGGAAGTGATCGCGTCGTGGGCGATGCGTGCGCTCGACGCGGTCGGCGTCGACGTCGCGTTCAACGACGAGCAACTCGCGATGCTCAGCGACGGCAACGTGATTCCTCCGGAACAACCGAATGCGCTGACGGACGTCTTCGGCATCACCCCGACGTCACTGCAGGATGGATTGCGTCGTCTCGCAGACGAGCAGCTCACGCAACTGCCGTCGGACGGCGTTGGGCCGCTCACGCGCAAACGCTTCTGGATCGACATTCGCGGTTCGCGATACGACTCCGACGCACTGTTCGAATTCGTTCGAACGCATCTGGGCGAACTGCTGCCGTCAATGATCGCACTGAGCGCTGAGCCGGGTGCGTCCACGGAGATCGTGGAAGGGGAGACGCTGACGCTCGACATCCCGGTGCGCGGACACGTACAGGTGCGTGTCGGCGAAGTGATGGATCGCCGCGTCACGCTGCTGACCGTCGCGGGACACCCGATCGCAGGAGCGGTGCGTTTCCTCGTCGAGCCGCGCGATGATGCACTGCGGTTCGAGATTCAGGTCTACGATCGTTCGGCGTCGATGATCGATCAGGTGCTGCTGCGCACGGTCGGTGACTGGGTGCAGACGGCGTCCTGGACGACGTTGGCGCAGCGTGTGGCGGATGCGGCGGGCGGCACGCACGGTGGCGTGCAAACACTGGTCGAGGCGCTCAGCGCGCGCGAGCTCGAGGTCGTCGACGAGTGGGCGAAGTCGCTCGACGCTCAATTATCGCGAAACGCCACGTCGAGCGGCCGCGATTGA
- a CDS encoding DUF393 domain-containing protein, producing the protein MRTVPVVRFTIAGEMDASTGLGRPYTCVYDGTCKVCTRLATLLKKWDRQRAIEIVPSQAPGVMARFPWIPARAYAEALQLIGPNGRTWQGAPAVEQLLEILPKGKLIAWLFKIPYVRVLADKVYRWFARNRSRLGCGEHCQSRPLDVAFRDN; encoded by the coding sequence GTGAGGACGGTTCCCGTCGTTCGATTCACGATTGCCGGAGAGATGGACGCGTCGACCGGTCTCGGACGTCCATACACGTGCGTGTACGATGGCACGTGCAAGGTGTGCACGCGTCTCGCGACTCTTCTAAAGAAGTGGGATCGTCAACGCGCGATCGAGATCGTGCCGTCGCAAGCGCCGGGCGTGATGGCACGCTTCCCGTGGATTCCCGCCCGCGCCTACGCCGAAGCGCTGCAGCTCATCGGACCCAACGGGCGCACCTGGCAGGGCGCCCCGGCGGTCGAGCAACTGCTCGAGATCCTGCCGAAGGGTAAATTGATAGCCTGGTTATTCAAGATTCCTTATGTTCGCGTGCTCGCCGACAAGGTCTACCGCTGGTTCGCGCGCAACCGCTCCCGCCTCGGCTGCGGCGAACATTGTCAATCGCGGCCGCTCGACGTGGCGTTTCGCGATAATTGA
- a CDS encoding OsmC family protein, with the protein MKIILLSDDSIRLEPTPGPMTIEAPSADQSYSPFHMMASGLAYCTFSVMYAWAEHARLDASDLTVDVAWTFADDPHRVGTYALRFNWPTLPANRLGAAKRVAEMCTVHATLQHPPTISIDGVAAISDTATQHVQHVQHVQADGTEPVAAEPNT; encoded by the coding sequence GTGAAGATCATTCTCTTGTCCGACGATTCCATCCGTCTCGAGCCCACGCCGGGCCCCATGACCATCGAGGCGCCGTCCGCCGATCAGAGCTATTCGCCCTTTCATATGATGGCGAGCGGCCTGGCCTACTGTACGTTCTCCGTGATGTACGCATGGGCCGAGCACGCACGGCTCGACGCGAGTGATCTCACCGTCGACGTCGCCTGGACGTTCGCCGACGACCCGCATCGCGTTGGGACCTACGCCCTGCGATTCAACTGGCCCACGCTTCCCGCCAATCGCCTCGGCGCCGCGAAACGCGTCGCGGAGATGTGCACCGTCCATGCGACACTCCAACACCCGCCTACGATCAGCATCGACGGCGTCGCGGCGATTTCGGACACGGCGACACAACATGTGCAACATGTTCAACATGTGCAGGCCGACGGCACCGAGCCGGTCGCCGCGGAGCCAAACACGTGA